The following proteins are encoded in a genomic region of Solea senegalensis isolate Sse05_10M linkage group LG5, IFAPA_SoseM_1, whole genome shotgun sequence:
- the rnf214 gene encoding RING finger protein 214 isoform X1 encodes MFVRFLRMIVMKANRHTPRQTARKQTTVTGRQEEERGVRRFSQLCHVTTGSPDGKQRGELLQNVQAVQTENMTRDSGINTEADWESQVVATYEYSTTLSEQYDGLMRKQSDEETVQEKHKQLLQKKKEEATRQHQALLDKLESLQVKLQLNNSKAARKNFLMKKQEMTSEKNRAEEEKNRLTNELVESERKLMTLTEEQREEQLRWQEELLELRKEMERVRKEAQEAERLALQEETVAVEKQRDVAMTRIEAWNRELSQYLNMLRVELPQDYPHERLKWEKKEAVVQRNQAELQGRFQEVLLRLQQGRELGSLPRINLPSLPQIPMADLRFNQVMQSLVQFGAPPSHPNLVVRPYPPPRHAHYYQEQYRPPNHQRYPHHPPPEDYFQPPPQHQDSHHFPPLQKPHSQFPPPIRAPLRVTPPPSLSPSPLVQSIHPVGPSPPPPTASSATTSAPTGKLDKILEKLGARFPQCNRAQLTQLLQQVKSSRGTLAGMSLEEVMEHISLKLTQNERLTPGPIGRPVVPIQRPLPSPQRAQAAAPSGGQAYGARKLCLMCQNTVDPESRHPLSCTHTIHKDCIRMWLQSSKNNSCPFCPSK; translated from the exons ATGTTTGTGCGGTTCCTGCGGATGATTGTGATGAAAGCTAACCGACACACACCCCGTCAGACAGCGAGAAAACAGACGACTGTGACGgggagacaggaggaggagcggggAGTCAGGAGGTTTTCCCAGCTCTGTCATGTGACTACCGGGAGTCCTGATGGGAAGCAGAGAGGAG agctgctgcagaacGTTCAAGCTGTGCAGACAGAAAACATGACACGTGACTCGGGCATCAACACAGAGGCAGACTGGGAGAGCCAGGTGGTGGCGACGTATGAATATAGCACCACCCTGTCAGAGCAATATGATGGTCTAATGAGAAAGCAGAGTGACGAGGAGACGGTgcaagagaaacacaaacaactactgcagaagaagaaggaggaggccACCCGTCAGCACCAG GCACTTTTGGACAAACTGGAGTCTCTGCAAGTCAAACTGCAGCTGAACAATTCCAAGGCAGCAAGGAAGAATTTCTTAatgaaaaaacaagagatgaCCTCAGAGAAGAAccgagcagaggaggagaaaaatag GCTGACAAATGAGCTGgtggagagtgagaggaagcTGATGACGCTCACGGAGGAGCAAAGGGAGGAGCAGCTGAGGTGGCAGGAAGAGCTGCTGGAGCTGAGAAAGGAGATGGAACGTGTGAGGAAAGAAGCGCAAGAGGCCGAGCGGTTAGCCTTACAGGAAGAGACTGTTGCAGTTGAAAAGCAGAGGGACGTCGCCATGACTCGCATCGAGGCCTGGAACAGAGAG CTAAGTCAGTACCTGAATATGCTGCGGGTGGAGCTTCCTCAGGACTATCCTCATGAGAGGCTGAAGTGGGAGAAGAAGGAGGCCGTGGTCCAGAGGAACCAGGCTGAGCTCCAGGGCCGTTTTCAGGAGGTTCTGCTACGGCTCCAGCAGGGTCGAGAGTTAGGATCCCTCCCCAGGATCAACTTGCCATCTCTTCCACAGATCCCCATG GCTGACCTCAGATTCAATCAGGTGATGCAGTCACTGGTTCAGTTTGGGGCCCCCCCTTCTCATCCCAACCTAGTGGTGCGGCCCTACCCTCCACCAAGACATGCACATTACTACCAGGAACAGTACCGACCACCAAACCACCAGCGCTACCCACACCACCCACCTCCGGAAGATTATTTTCAACCCCCACCACAGCACCAGGATTCTCATCATTTCCCACCTCTGCAGAAGCCTCACTCGCAGTTCCCACCCCCCATCAGAGCTCCACTTAGGGTGACACCCCCTCCCAGTCTCTCACCGTCTCCTCTTGTTCAATCTATCCACCCTGTTGGTCCTTCCCCACCTCCCCCCACTGCGTCCAGTGCCACCACCTCTGCCCCCACTGGCAAACTAGACAAGATCCTGGAGAAGCTTGGGGCTCGTTTCCCACAGTGCAACAGGGCTCAGCTGACTCAGCTGCTCCAGCAGGTGAAAAGCTCCCGCGGCACCTTAGCTGGCATGTCCTTGGAGGAGGTCATGGAGCATATCAGCCTCAAACTGACACAGAATGAGAGGCTGACCCCGGGGCCCATCGGGCGGCCAGTGGTTCCAATCCAGAGGCCTTTGCCTTCCCCGCAGAGAGCCCAGGCAGCAGCACCAAGTGGAGGTCAGGCTTACGGGGCCCGTAAACTCTGCCTCATGTGCCAGAACACTGTGGACCCAGAGAGCCGCCACCCATTGAGCTGCACCCACACCATCCACAAAGACTGTATCAGGATGTGGCTGCAGTCCAGCAAGAACAACTCTTGTCCCTTCTGTCCATCAAAATGA
- the rnf214 gene encoding RING finger protein 214 isoform X2 has translation MEASGDVSITSEELRRLSPEEELELELAKMTVTELLQNVQAVQTENMTRDSGINTEADWESQVVATYEYSTTLSEQYDGLMRKQSDEETVQEKHKQLLQKKKEEATRQHQALLDKLESLQVKLQLNNSKAARKNFLMKKQEMTSEKNRAEEEKNRLTNELVESERKLMTLTEEQREEQLRWQEELLELRKEMERVRKEAQEAERLALQEETVAVEKQRDVAMTRIEAWNRELSQYLNMLRVELPQDYPHERLKWEKKEAVVQRNQAELQGRFQEVLLRLQQGRELGSLPRINLPSLPQIPMADLRFNQVMQSLVQFGAPPSHPNLVVRPYPPPRHAHYYQEQYRPPNHQRYPHHPPPEDYFQPPPQHQDSHHFPPLQKPHSQFPPPIRAPLRVTPPPSLSPSPLVQSIHPVGPSPPPPTASSATTSAPTGKLDKILEKLGARFPQCNRAQLTQLLQQVKSSRGTLAGMSLEEVMEHISLKLTQNERLTPGPIGRPVVPIQRPLPSPQRAQAAAPSGGQAYGARKLCLMCQNTVDPESRHPLSCTHTIHKDCIRMWLQSSKNNSCPFCPSK, from the exons ATGGAGGCTAGCGGGGATGTTAGCATTACTTCAGAGGAACTACGTCGTCTGAGTCCAGAGGAAGAACTAGAGCTGGAGTTAGCTAAGATGACAGTGACAG agctgctgcagaacGTTCAAGCTGTGCAGACAGAAAACATGACACGTGACTCGGGCATCAACACAGAGGCAGACTGGGAGAGCCAGGTGGTGGCGACGTATGAATATAGCACCACCCTGTCAGAGCAATATGATGGTCTAATGAGAAAGCAGAGTGACGAGGAGACGGTgcaagagaaacacaaacaactactgcagaagaagaaggaggaggccACCCGTCAGCACCAG GCACTTTTGGACAAACTGGAGTCTCTGCAAGTCAAACTGCAGCTGAACAATTCCAAGGCAGCAAGGAAGAATTTCTTAatgaaaaaacaagagatgaCCTCAGAGAAGAAccgagcagaggaggagaaaaatag GCTGACAAATGAGCTGgtggagagtgagaggaagcTGATGACGCTCACGGAGGAGCAAAGGGAGGAGCAGCTGAGGTGGCAGGAAGAGCTGCTGGAGCTGAGAAAGGAGATGGAACGTGTGAGGAAAGAAGCGCAAGAGGCCGAGCGGTTAGCCTTACAGGAAGAGACTGTTGCAGTTGAAAAGCAGAGGGACGTCGCCATGACTCGCATCGAGGCCTGGAACAGAGAG CTAAGTCAGTACCTGAATATGCTGCGGGTGGAGCTTCCTCAGGACTATCCTCATGAGAGGCTGAAGTGGGAGAAGAAGGAGGCCGTGGTCCAGAGGAACCAGGCTGAGCTCCAGGGCCGTTTTCAGGAGGTTCTGCTACGGCTCCAGCAGGGTCGAGAGTTAGGATCCCTCCCCAGGATCAACTTGCCATCTCTTCCACAGATCCCCATG GCTGACCTCAGATTCAATCAGGTGATGCAGTCACTGGTTCAGTTTGGGGCCCCCCCTTCTCATCCCAACCTAGTGGTGCGGCCCTACCCTCCACCAAGACATGCACATTACTACCAGGAACAGTACCGACCACCAAACCACCAGCGCTACCCACACCACCCACCTCCGGAAGATTATTTTCAACCCCCACCACAGCACCAGGATTCTCATCATTTCCCACCTCTGCAGAAGCCTCACTCGCAGTTCCCACCCCCCATCAGAGCTCCACTTAGGGTGACACCCCCTCCCAGTCTCTCACCGTCTCCTCTTGTTCAATCTATCCACCCTGTTGGTCCTTCCCCACCTCCCCCCACTGCGTCCAGTGCCACCACCTCTGCCCCCACTGGCAAACTAGACAAGATCCTGGAGAAGCTTGGGGCTCGTTTCCCACAGTGCAACAGGGCTCAGCTGACTCAGCTGCTCCAGCAGGTGAAAAGCTCCCGCGGCACCTTAGCTGGCATGTCCTTGGAGGAGGTCATGGAGCATATCAGCCTCAAACTGACACAGAATGAGAGGCTGACCCCGGGGCCCATCGGGCGGCCAGTGGTTCCAATCCAGAGGCCTTTGCCTTCCCCGCAGAGAGCCCAGGCAGCAGCACCAAGTGGAGGTCAGGCTTACGGGGCCCGTAAACTCTGCCTCATGTGCCAGAACACTGTGGACCCAGAGAGCCGCCACCCATTGAGCTGCACCCACACCATCCACAAAGACTGTATCAGGATGTGGCTGCAGTCCAGCAAGAACAACTCTTGTCCCTTCTGTCCATCAAAATGA